The Anastrepha ludens isolate Willacy chromosome 2, idAnaLude1.1, whole genome shotgun sequence genome contains a region encoding:
- the LOC128860078 gene encoding uncharacterized protein LOC128860078, producing the protein MSTVPTQTVVRMKNSENDSLPKAKVAVHQIGSGIQKLNGIHNDGLAPLESLTKAFNEGRGRYKRRKMLKYLQPLLIGVLIVKFILLPLILKTLTALSTSSFVISKIALATAGLVLLKWLLTGSSDGGGYDGGAKERTHLEIVHLPIPLTKPYQRGNVGVGVVGSWDDLSGSGSNKLLAIKHANKPHKYIPVNGAKEMAHMVAAAVAADSVGVGGTYRNTRPHTRPYDAALDGKPFL; encoded by the exons ATGTCTACAGTTCCAACTCAAACGGTGGTGAGGATGAAAAATTCGGAAAACGATTCACTACCAAAGGCAAAGGTGGCAGTTCATCAAATTGGTTCGGGAATTCAAAAGCTAAATGGGATTCATAATGACGGTTTGGCGCCTTTGGAGAGTTTGACAAAGGCGTTTAATGAAG GTCGCGGCAGATACAAGCGCCGGAAAATGCTCAAGTATTTGCAACCGCTGCTGATTGGTGTTTTAATAGTAAAGTTCATCTTATTGCCGCTCATTTTGAAAACGTTGACAGCACTCTCAACATCCTCATTTGTGATAAGTAAAATTGCTTTGGCAACTGCCGGACTGGTACTACTAAAATGGCTACTCACGGGATCCAGTGATGGTGGCGGCTACGATGGTGGCGCCAAAGAGCGCACACATTTGGAAATTGTACATTTACCAATACCTTTAACGAAACCCTATCAACGGGGGAATGTAGGGGTTGGGGTCGTAGGAAGTTGGGATGATTTATCGGGAAGTGGCAGCAACAAACTATTGGCTATAAAACATGCGAACAAGCCACACAAATATATACCAGTTAACGGTGCGAAGGAAATGGCACATATGGTAGCAGCAGCGGTGGCGGCGGATAGTGTTGGTGTTGGCGGGACTTATCGAAACACGCGTCCTCATACGCGCCCTTACGACGCCGCTTTGGATGGCAAACCATTTTTGTGA